The Candidatus Nitrospira nitrificans genomic sequence GCCCGCGCGATGCCGATGCGTTGCCGCTGCCCCCCGCTGAGGGCCACCCCCCGCTCCCCCACCCGGGTGGCATACCCGTCCGGCAACTCCTCCCGCACAAACTCGTCCAGATTGGCGATGCGCGCGGCCTCCCGCACCCGCTCCATGTCGATCTGGTCGGGGAGCACGCCAAAGGCAATATTCGCCGCGAGGCTGTCGTCGGCGACATAGATGTGCTGCGGCACATACCCCAGTTGTTGCTGCCAGGCCGTCACATTCGCCGCCGTGATCGGCAGGCCGTCCACGAGCAGGGAGCCGTGTTGCGGGGCAATCAGCCCCAGAATGAGATCCACGATCGTGGTCTTCCCGGCCCCCGTGCTCCCGACCAACGCGATCGTCGCATTCCGCGGGATCGTCAGCGTGAACTGATCGAGCACCGGCGCGCGCCCCGGGGAGTAGGCGAAGCGAATGTTCCGGAGGACAATCTCCCGCTCAAAGGTCACGCGGGGCCGGGCCTCGGGCCCCCGCGGCGGGGCCTCGCGGACGGGGACGCGCGCCGACCCTGTCAGCTGCGCTTCCAGCGCCTCCAAGGAGCTCAGATTGAACCGGATCTGCGTGGCGCTACTGAAGAGCTGCTGAAAGGCCGGCAGCAACCGGTAGGCCGTGAAGGCATAGAGGACCAGCACCGGCATCGCGTCGGTGAACGCTCGGTGCGTCGCCAGCAGATAGAGCACCACCCCGATCATCGAGCCAAACGCGAGGCTTTCGATCGCGTAGCGCGGCACCAGCGTCACAGTGGCGCTGAGCCACTGATTCCTGGCATACACCGCCGACCAGTGCGCAAACCGTTGGGGATAGGCTTGATCTTGGCCCAGAATCTTGAGCTCCTTGATCCCATGCAACATCTCGGTGGCCAGGCGCACCCGTTCGCGGTGGGCGTGTTTACTGGCCGCGCCCAGGCGGGTCACGAAGTGCCGCACCCCGAGAAACACGCCGGTGTAGAGGGTCCCAAGCACCAGCCCGACTGAGAGCGCCAACCAGGGATCGACCCACAGCACCAGCAGCAGGAGGCTGAGGACGATGACCCCTTTGGCCAGCGCCTGGAGGGTCGGCGCGACGATGCCGTTGGTGACGCGGACCACATCCTCCGTGCAGGACACCACCAGGTGTGAGGTATTGTGGTCCAAAAAATAGGCGTAGGGTTGCCGCAAATAGCTCGTGAGGATCCGCCGGGACAGGTGGTGCCCCAGCCGGCTCGCAAACCGCAAGATGGCCGCCGCGGTGGCGAGCGACACGGCGTTACTGAGGAGCAGGAGCCCCAACGCCCCCAGCCCCAAACCGATCAGAAAGCGCTGGGGGGAGTCGAATGCCAGCCCGGTAAACAGCGTGTGCAACCAGCGATTCGTCTCGATCACGGCCGGGTTGGCCACCACGGCCATGAACGGCAAGATCGAGGTCACGCCCGCGACGTCGATGAAGCCGGCCAGCACCATCGCCCCGAGCAGCAGCGCCGCGCGCCGTTGGTCCCGGGTGGTCAAGAGCTGCCGCAGTCGTGTCAGGGGAAGCCCCATGCCTCCGTCTCCATTCAGCGTGACCCAGCGTGACGTTAGAGACTGACCCCGGCCCGCCGGTCCGCGAGGGCCGCCGCCCGCCCGTTCAGCTCGGCCACGGCAAGGACAGTTCAACTCGATCAGATTCAGTCGAGAACCACCTCATGGCGGCTCTTGCTGTCGACTGAGGCCTGTGCAGAACCGCGCTTATGCTGCACTAGACTCAGACGTTTGTCGGCAAAAAGCACGCGACGGGAAATCGGGAGGGTGGAAGATAGAAACGAGAAACACCTGTTGACCGACAGTGGAGCGAAGACCGTTTCCAACTTTCATAACGAAGAAAATATTGACGCCTCCGGTGACGGCAACCAGAGCGCTTGCGGCAAGAATCGATGTTTCTACAGAGTTGTCTGCGATATGACTTGAATCCCATAGGGAGGCCCGAATACCGACCATCTGCATAACGACGCAGCATACGAGCAGCCCGACAATGATACCGAATAGTATTCCGTTCCTAAACAGCGGCATTCACTCACACCCCCCACGCGGCGATAGATCTCATCCTGACTGCGGACCATACCCACGTTCGGTAACTCCGACACCCATACGTTGGTTGAGCAAGTTGGATACCGTGGCGACTGTTTCCCTGTTCCCACCCGCCGCAACCGACATAGTGCGTATGTATTTCAATACCTTACAGAACAGGATCGCGTTTTCATCCATGGACAACAAAAGTATGAAAGTATGATGGTTGTTACCGATGCGACGGCTAGAGCCTACAGTGTTGCCTCATCATGAGTCTCCCACAGATACGTACGGCATCAGAGCGGACAGGGTTACCGCGAATGAATGAAGCGAACAAGGGATTCAAGAACAAGTGCAGGTCCCAACCCACACTTTGAGCAGTCTATAACTTGCAACGGCTAATAGACCGCTATCGACAAGACGATGTCGTACGAGTTTTACCGCGTTGTGTTCCGGAAAGAGATCTATGGGACCTTGAATGCCTTGCAAGCCACGTTAGAGTCGTGGACATACAAGTCCACCACGCATCGAAGTCGGCATGAGTGATGATGTCATGAGGAATACCAATGTAGATGTTGATCAACAGCTCAGGAAGAGATGATGCTCGCGGCTCAATTTGAGGAAACGGCTTATCTGGCGAGGTGAGTTCCTCACTTTAGAGATGAGACCTTTTACATTTTTGGGCATTTGGCGGGCAAATGCGAGGCACGTTAGCATCACATCACTAGCACATCACGAGGGCATGACATATCGCCTCACCAAAGGACAAGCGATTACTTCCAGATCATCGCCTGTCCCTCGTCCGTCCTCACGGATGTGTGAACGTCCAACCCCTGCCGTCTGTATTCTTACAGCAGGCTTATTGGCTCTTCTTATACACCACTAAGCCACCGATAAAAATCGCGAACATGACGCCCATAAACATTACGAGGGTGTCCATGACTAGCTCCTTTCCTTGGAACCAAAGACCTCGAACGCTTGTCGTCTACCCCTCACATCATGTTGCCGCCCCAGGGGGAAGCCCGGTGAAACCACGGCGAGGAGCTCCCCATCCGGGGAGCTCCTCGCAGATGGCGCTTAGGACGCCTAGCATATCTTGTCTGTATTGATGAAGACCCGCGCGAGGAATAGACTTAGAGGCAACTCGTCAAGAGCAATGCGATTTTCTCGCCAGCGATCACATGCTTACGCTAGCCTCGAATCTCACCCAGGCTCATCTGATTCAATAATGTATTCCCTACACGGGAATGTGACAGCCAATGGAGAACCGGCTAACGTAACTGGCGAGACGCCCGCCCATGACTCGGCGGGCCATTGTGATCCGGTGGACTAAGGTCTTCCATCTTCACCTCCTCCTTGATTGGGAA encodes the following:
- a CDS encoding ATP-binding cassette domain-containing protein, with amino-acid sequence MGLPLTRLRQLLTTRDQRRAALLLGAMVLAGFIDVAGVTSILPFMAVVANPAVIETNRWLHTLFTGLAFDSPQRFLIGLGLGALGLLLLSNAVSLATAAAILRFASRLGHHLSRRILTSYLRQPYAYFLDHNTSHLVVSCTEDVVRVTNGIVAPTLQALAKGVIVLSLLLLVLWVDPWLALSVGLVLGTLYTGVFLGVRHFVTRLGAASKHAHRERVRLATEMLHGIKELKILGQDQAYPQRFAHWSAVYARNQWLSATVTLVPRYAIESLAFGSMIGVVLYLLATHRAFTDAMPVLVLYAFTAYRLLPAFQQLFSSATQIRFNLSSLEALEAQLTGSARVPVREAPPRGPEARPRVTFEREIVLRNIRFAYSPGRAPVLDQFTLTIPRNATIALVGSTGAGKTTIVDLILGLIAPQHGSLLVDGLPITAANVTAWQQQLGYVPQHIYVADDSLAANIAFGVLPDQIDMERVREAARIANLDEFVREELPDGYATRVGERGVALSGGQRQRIGIARA